In a genomic window of Chryseobacterium sp. G0162:
- a CDS encoding LytR/AlgR family response regulator transcription factor, whose amino-acid sequence MIKTVIIEDEKPASRKLERMLSNFPDIEVVAKIESVEEGVVWFSENEHPQLIFSDIVLGDGLSFDIFEKVPTKGFIIYTTAFDQYTLKAFKLNSIDYLLKPILEEDLSGAIEKFKSFIPSNNDIGSQDIKQLIKKEKSVLSRVLVKIGYNLKIVQTHEISCFFSENKIVYLQTDERSYPSDFTLDELAEILDEKKFFRVNRQFIINSEYIKNIHTSPYYKVELEFQPQEEITISRDRVKDFKDWLVS is encoded by the coding sequence ATGATCAAGACTGTAATAATCGAAGACGAAAAACCCGCTTCAAGGAAATTAGAGAGAATGTTAAGTAATTTTCCTGATATTGAGGTAGTTGCTAAAATAGAATCTGTAGAAGAAGGAGTTGTCTGGTTTTCTGAAAATGAACATCCGCAGTTGATTTTTTCAGATATTGTTCTTGGAGACGGATTGTCATTCGATATCTTTGAAAAAGTTCCAACCAAAGGATTTATCATTTATACGACAGCATTTGATCAATATACCCTAAAAGCCTTTAAATTAAATAGTATAGATTACCTATTAAAACCAATTCTTGAAGAGGATCTTTCAGGCGCTATCGAGAAATTTAAATCTTTTATACCTTCCAATAATGATATTGGATCACAGGACATCAAGCAGCTGATAAAAAAAGAAAAATCTGTTCTTTCAAGAGTTTTAGTGAAAATAGGATACAACCTGAAAATTGTTCAGACTCACGAAATAAGTTGTTTTTTCAGTGAGAATAAGATTGTGTATCTTCAGACTGATGAACGTTCGTATCCTTCAGATTTTACATTGGATGAACTGGCTGAAATTCTGGATGAGAAAAAGTTTTTTCGTGTTAACAGACAGTTTATTATCAATTCTGAATACATTAAGAATATTCACACTTCACCTTATTACAAAGTAGAACTTGAATTTCAGCCTCAGGAAGAAATTACAATAAGCCGGGACCGTGTCAAAGACTTTAAAGACTGGCTCGTAAGCTAA
- a CDS encoding 2TM domain-containing protein gives MDYNRAYNRVQQLKKFYKNLMWFGIISVIVIGDDWFNDELHYQMFGGHLLLGIWALILIVKAISLFIFNDEWEAGIIEKEVGKNKKTLDF, from the coding sequence ATGGATTATAACAGAGCATACAACAGAGTTCAGCAATTGAAAAAATTCTATAAAAACCTAATGTGGTTTGGGATTATATCAGTAATTGTTATTGGAGATGATTGGTTTAATGATGAATTGCATTACCAAATGTTTGGTGGGCACTTACTGTTAGGCATTTGGGCGCTGATTCTTATAGTGAAAGCTATTTCATTATTTATTTTTAATGATGAATGGGAGGCAGGAATCATTGAAAAAGAGGTGGGAAAAAATAAGAAAACGTTAGATTTTTAA
- a CDS encoding 2TM domain-containing protein encodes METFNKDTTAYERASRRVKELKEFYGNLTSFCIVIPFLAFLNLMTAPGYLWFLWPMLGWGIGITFHAVNVFGIGKSWEENKIKELMAEENKKTKTL; translated from the coding sequence ATGGAAACTTTTAATAAAGATACAACCGCTTATGAAAGAGCATCAAGAAGAGTAAAAGAATTAAAAGAATTCTACGGAAATCTTACCTCATTCTGTATTGTAATTCCGTTTCTGGCTTTTTTAAATCTTATGACGGCTCCTGGCTATTTATGGTTCCTATGGCCAATGCTGGGCTGGGGAATCGGAATCACATTTCACGCTGTAAATGTATTTGGAATTGGAAAAAGCTGGGAAGAGAACAAGATTAAAGAACTGATGGCTGAAGAGAACAAAAAAACTAAAACATTATAA